In Streptomyces sp. NBC_00414, a single window of DNA contains:
- a CDS encoding TauD/TfdA family dioxygenase → MSSTPTLLPDVDLRPGSPPILRTDVAGDTAGWAAVHRDALRAVVAEHGSVLVRGLGLSDPDTTADVFGRLAGGLMPDRESFAPRRTYADGVYSSSKWPPNQQMCMHHELSYALEFPGLMLFACLDAPAEGGATAVADAPTVLDALPAGLAERFAREGWLLTRTYNDEIGATLTEAFGTEDRGAVERYCRSHAIEFAWQGDGSLHTRQRRAAVVRHPVTGRLCWFNQIAFLNEWTMDPEVREYLVDVYGPDGLPFNTRYGNGDPIGEDVVRQINEVYEAHTAREPWRSGDLMIVDNIRTAHSREPFEGPREVLAALADPVRLTDSTPTTEVRTA, encoded by the coding sequence ATGTCCTCGACACCGACGCTGCTGCCCGACGTCGACCTGCGCCCCGGCAGCCCTCCGATCCTGCGCACCGACGTGGCGGGGGACACGGCGGGCTGGGCGGCGGTGCACCGCGACGCGCTGCGCGCCGTGGTCGCCGAGCACGGCAGCGTCCTGGTCCGCGGCCTGGGTCTGAGCGACCCGGACACGACCGCGGACGTCTTCGGGCGGCTGGCCGGCGGCCTGATGCCCGACCGGGAGTCCTTCGCACCCCGGCGGACCTACGCGGACGGCGTGTACTCGTCCTCCAAGTGGCCGCCCAACCAGCAGATGTGCATGCACCACGAGCTGAGTTACGCGCTGGAGTTCCCCGGTCTGATGCTGTTCGCGTGCCTCGACGCGCCGGCCGAGGGCGGAGCCACCGCGGTCGCCGACGCGCCCACCGTGCTCGACGCGCTGCCCGCCGGTCTCGCCGAACGGTTCGCCCGGGAGGGCTGGCTGCTCACGCGCACGTACAACGACGAGATCGGGGCGACACTCACCGAGGCCTTCGGCACCGAGGACCGCGGCGCCGTCGAGCGCTACTGCCGGTCCCACGCGATCGAGTTCGCCTGGCAGGGCGACGGCTCCCTGCACACCCGCCAGCGCCGCGCCGCGGTGGTCCGGCACCCCGTCACCGGGCGGCTCTGCTGGTTCAACCAGATCGCCTTCCTCAACGAGTGGACGATGGACCCCGAGGTGCGCGAGTACCTGGTGGACGTCTACGGCCCCGACGGACTGCCCTTCAACACCCGCTACGGCAACGGCGATCCGATCGGCGAGGACGTCGTCCGGCAGATCAACGAGGTGTACGAGGCGCACACCGCCCGCGAGCCGTGGCGCTCCGGCGACCTGATGATCGTCGACAACATCCGCACCGCGCACAGCAGGGAGCCCTTCGAGGGCCCGCGCGAGGTGCTCGCCGCACTGGCCGACCCGGTCCGGCTGACCGACTCCACGCCCACCACCGAAGTGAGGACCGCATGA
- a CDS encoding Pls/PosA family non-ribosomal peptide synthetase has product MVGNPTEVTTVAPAPSPTTRAPVNGIEPVLAEVLAGVVRAEQVPVDSHFFDDLGANSLVMAHFCARVRKHPDLPAVSMRDVYGHPTIRGLAAALAEVPAEEPAPPAEPAAPPARGSSARYALCGALQFLAFAVYCLLSGLVTAQGYDWVSAGDGIVDVYLRSAVFGGAVLLGLCTIPVVAKWVLVGRWKETEFPVWSLAYLRFWTVKVLLHANPMVLFAGNPLYVLYLRALGARIGKNVTILSHAVPVCTDLFTVGANTVIRKDSHFLCYQAHAGRIRTGRVTLGQDVFVGENTVLDIGTAMGDGSQLGHASALYDGAQVPAGQHWHGSPAQRTDVDYVRVAPAECRTARRVGYGLATVFQTLLVTMPLLVGGTYMLLTVAPSLDVLLNTEAQHITSGRFYAEAFALSVGLFVGFIAVGFTVVTVIPRLLNRFLEPDRVYPLYGFHYSVQRAVARLTNVKFFKWLCGDSSYIVHYLRAIGYDLSHVEQTGSNFGTGVAHETPFLATVGRGTMVADGLSIMNAEFSGSSFRVSRATIGPNSFLGNHIAYPVGGRTGENVLLATKVMVPLDGEVREGVGLLGSPPFEIPRTVERDTRFDHLREGDELHRRLAAKNGHNLRTMGLFLFLRWFDWFVLTVLGFAAFDLYGEYGTVGGLLIGASLMVGLAFTTCYYALVERIILRFRPLQPRLHSIYDPLFWQHERLWKVPDTHFAIFNGTPFKSLLWRLLGVRVGRRVFDDGAYITERTLTAIGDDCTLGAHSKIQSHSQEDGTFKSDHIEIGDGVTLGVGALVHYGASVGDAAVLAADSFLMKGEEVPPGAHWGGNPAAAQRRA; this is encoded by the coding sequence GTGGTGGGAAATCCCACTGAGGTCACGACCGTCGCCCCGGCGCCGTCGCCGACCACCCGCGCCCCGGTGAACGGGATCGAACCTGTCCTCGCGGAGGTGCTCGCCGGTGTCGTACGCGCCGAGCAGGTCCCCGTCGACAGCCACTTCTTCGACGACCTCGGTGCCAACTCCCTGGTGATGGCACACTTCTGCGCCCGGGTCAGGAAGCACCCCGACCTGCCGGCCGTGTCGATGCGTGACGTGTACGGGCACCCGACGATCCGCGGCCTGGCGGCGGCGCTCGCCGAGGTCCCGGCCGAGGAGCCCGCACCGCCGGCGGAACCGGCCGCGCCGCCCGCGCGGGGCAGCAGCGCGCGGTACGCCCTGTGCGGGGCACTGCAGTTCCTGGCCTTCGCGGTGTACTGCCTGCTCTCCGGGCTCGTCACCGCCCAGGGGTACGACTGGGTGTCCGCCGGGGACGGCATCGTGGACGTCTATCTGCGGTCGGCCGTCTTCGGAGGCGCCGTCCTCCTCGGCCTGTGCACGATTCCGGTGGTGGCCAAGTGGGTGCTGGTCGGCCGCTGGAAGGAGACCGAGTTCCCGGTCTGGAGCCTGGCCTACCTGCGTTTTTGGACCGTCAAGGTGCTGCTGCACGCGAACCCGATGGTCCTGTTCGCCGGCAACCCGCTCTACGTGCTCTACCTGCGGGCCCTGGGCGCGCGGATCGGCAAGAACGTCACGATCCTCTCCCACGCGGTACCGGTCTGCACCGACCTGTTCACCGTCGGCGCGAACACCGTCATCCGCAAGGACTCGCACTTCCTCTGCTACCAGGCGCACGCCGGGCGCATCCGCACCGGCCGGGTCACGCTGGGCCAGGACGTGTTCGTCGGCGAGAACACCGTCCTCGACATCGGTACCGCCATGGGCGACGGGTCCCAGCTCGGCCACGCGTCGGCGCTGTACGACGGCGCGCAGGTGCCGGCCGGCCAGCACTGGCACGGCTCCCCCGCCCAGCGCACGGACGTGGACTACGTACGGGTCGCCCCGGCGGAGTGCCGCACCGCGCGCCGGGTGGGCTACGGCCTGGCCACCGTGTTCCAGACGCTCCTGGTCACCATGCCGCTCCTCGTCGGGGGCACGTACATGCTGCTGACGGTGGCGCCCTCGCTGGACGTGCTGCTGAACACGGAGGCGCAGCACATCACCTCGGGACGGTTCTACGCCGAGGCGTTCGCCCTGTCCGTCGGGCTCTTCGTGGGCTTCATCGCGGTCGGCTTCACCGTCGTGACCGTGATCCCGCGGCTGCTGAACCGGTTCCTGGAGCCGGACCGGGTCTACCCGCTCTACGGCTTCCACTACTCGGTGCAGCGGGCCGTCGCACGGCTGACCAACGTGAAGTTCTTCAAGTGGCTGTGCGGGGACAGCTCGTACATCGTCCACTACCTGCGGGCCATCGGGTACGACCTGTCGCACGTCGAGCAGACCGGTTCCAACTTCGGCACGGGGGTGGCGCACGAGACGCCGTTCCTGGCCACCGTGGGCCGCGGCACGATGGTCGCCGACGGGCTGTCCATCATGAACGCCGAGTTCTCGGGCTCGTCGTTCCGGGTCTCGCGCGCGACGATCGGGCCGAACAGCTTCCTGGGCAACCACATCGCCTACCCGGTGGGTGGCCGCACGGGCGAGAACGTCCTGCTCGCGACGAAGGTCATGGTCCCGCTCGACGGCGAGGTCCGCGAAGGGGTCGGACTGCTGGGCTCGCCGCCCTTCGAGATCCCGCGGACCGTGGAGCGCGACACCCGCTTCGACCACCTGCGCGAGGGCGACGAGCTGCACCGCCGCCTCGCCGCGAAGAACGGCCACAACCTGCGCACCATGGGCCTGTTCCTGTTCCTGCGCTGGTTCGACTGGTTCGTCCTCACCGTCCTCGGCTTCGCCGCCTTCGACCTGTACGGGGAGTACGGCACCGTCGGCGGCCTGCTGATCGGGGCGTCCCTGATGGTCGGCCTCGCGTTCACCACCTGCTACTACGCGCTGGTGGAGCGGATCATTCTGCGGTTCCGTCCGCTTCAGCCGCGGCTGCACTCCATCTACGACCCGCTCTTCTGGCAGCACGAGCGGCTGTGGAAGGTCCCCGACACGCACTTCGCGATCTTCAACGGCACTCCGTTCAAGAGCCTGCTCTGGCGGCTGCTGGGGGTCCGTGTCGGCCGTCGGGTCTTCGACGACGGGGCCTACATCACCGAACGCACACTCACCGCCATCGGGGACGACTGCACCCTCGGCGCGCACAGCAAGATCCAGTCGCACTCGCAGGAGGACGGCACCTTCAAGTCCGACCACATCGAGATCGGGGACGGCGTCACGCTCGGCGTCGGCGCTCTCGTCCACTACGGCGCGTCTGTGGGGGACGCCGCCGTACTCGCCGCCGACTCCTTCCTGATGAAGGGCGAGGAGGTACCGCCGGGGGCGCACTGGGGCGGGAACCCGGCGGCAGCGCAGCGGCGCGCCTGA
- a CDS encoding YihY/virulence factor BrkB family protein, giving the protein MQPASEPPQRTSGRLHRARALYRNVSKRRTAWLLLKDTVNSCIEYRILGLAAEAAFFTLLSVPPLLLSMIGLLGYVDDWTGADTIASVETSLLEASRTVLTDKGVAQIAEPLLHDVMEGGRPDVISLGFLFALWSGSRAVNVFIDTITVMYGLDGVRGIVRTRLMAFLLFLVALLIGSVALPLMVAGPDAVVNVVPWSTTVVQVLYWPVVIVLSIVFLTTLYHVSVPVRSPWIEDVPGALVALTMWVLGSLLLRIYLTNTVEGPTIYGSLAAPVAVLLWIGVAAFAVLVGAAVNAAIDRVWPAAATAAARAVNERLRAEQAADLVARAAAARAARAEDGYDDPDDPDMPSEFPERWSRFLPPEDVTSRLRTHAKTTPKNGDEAPPPPQ; this is encoded by the coding sequence GTGCAGCCAGCAAGTGAACCCCCTCAGAGGACGTCCGGTCGTCTCCACCGGGCGCGTGCCCTCTATCGGAACGTCTCCAAGCGCAGGACCGCCTGGCTGCTGCTCAAGGACACCGTGAACTCGTGCATCGAGTACCGGATCCTCGGACTCGCGGCGGAGGCGGCGTTCTTCACGCTGCTGTCCGTGCCGCCCCTGCTGCTGAGCATGATCGGCCTGCTCGGCTACGTCGACGACTGGACGGGCGCCGACACCATCGCCAGCGTGGAGACCAGCCTCCTGGAGGCCTCCCGCACGGTCCTCACCGACAAGGGCGTCGCCCAGATCGCCGAACCGCTCCTGCACGACGTGATGGAGGGCGGCCGGCCCGACGTCATCTCCCTGGGCTTCCTGTTCGCCCTGTGGTCCGGCTCGCGCGCGGTGAACGTCTTCATCGACACCATCACCGTGATGTACGGCCTCGACGGGGTGCGCGGCATCGTCAGGACCCGGCTGATGGCCTTCCTGCTCTTCCTCGTGGCCCTGCTCATCGGCTCGGTCGCCCTGCCGCTGATGGTCGCGGGCCCGGACGCCGTGGTGAACGTCGTGCCCTGGTCGACGACCGTCGTCCAGGTGCTCTACTGGCCTGTCGTCATCGTCCTGTCCATCGTCTTCCTGACGACGCTGTACCACGTGTCAGTACCGGTGCGTTCACCGTGGATCGAGGACGTGCCCGGCGCCCTCGTCGCGCTCACCATGTGGGTGCTGGGCAGCCTCCTGCTGCGCATCTACCTGACGAACACCGTCGAGGGCCCCACGATCTACGGCTCCCTGGCCGCGCCCGTCGCCGTCCTCCTGTGGATCGGTGTCGCCGCCTTCGCCGTGCTCGTGGGCGCCGCCGTCAACGCGGCCATCGACCGCGTCTGGCCCGCCGCCGCCACCGCGGCCGCCCGCGCCGTCAACGAGCGGCTGCGCGCCGAGCAGGCCGCCGACCTCGTGGCCCGCGCGGCCGCGGCCCGCGCCGCCCGGGCCGAGGACGGCTACGACGACCCCGACGACCCGGACATGCCGTCCGAGTTCCCGGAGCGCTGGTCCCGCTTCCTGCCCCCGGAGGACGTGACCTCCCGGCTGCGGACCCACGCCAAGACGACCCCCAAGAACGGCGACGAGGCACCTCCGCCGCCGCAGTGA
- a CDS encoding non-ribosomal peptide synthetase, producing MDTIPRWTLDPVPGTAVYEVPLPEGTVVEPSALLAAHAKVLAALSGEREVVTGHVAAKGAAPRPRRLTVGSGTWRDLVAQAGPAVREAADETAGEPPVREAGGDPVPFAAVLDPHGGDVAEAAQDTAGTVLHVSVADHTLRLRYRTDVLDAGAAARVAGYHLTALRLLAADPDAEHDRHGLLGDDELRFQLDGLAGPHRELPDRRVHELFEERVAAHPDAVAAVQGDEEWTYRELNARANRIGRALLARGLRPEGVVAVVMERDLDWMAGVLAVLKAGGVYLPVEPHFPAGRIEKTLRRAGCELVLTEHGSTATLEGADTGARTLRVEEAYAEDHSDGDLGVAVAADQLAYVYFTSGSTGEPKGAMCEHAGFVNHVLAKIDDLGVGEGQVVAQTAPQCFDISLWQLVSALLVGGRTLLVAQEVILDVPRFVDTIAEGGVNVLQVVPSYLEAVLGELEQRPRELPGLHCVSVTGEAVRKELVQRWFAAEPGIRLANAYGLTETSDDTNHEVMSRVPDEDRVPLGRPVANVRVYVVDEHLMPVPLGAPGEIVFSGVCVGRGYVNDPERTKTAFMDDPHRPGERLYRSGDHGRWLPDGKLEFLGRRDSQVKIRGFRIEIGEIENALLRVPGVRDGAVVVAGGTRLVAFCAGPEPLDPGPVLERLARSLPAYMVPSAVHRREQLPLTANGKIDRKTLTALAEDLGSADSGADDRDGAHAPGTPGERRLAAAWAEVLGIPQDRIGRLDHFFERGGTSLAAVKLAVALDRAITLRDVTRLPVLADLAGLLDAPAAREAS from the coding sequence ATGGACACGATCCCGAGGTGGACGCTCGACCCGGTCCCGGGCACGGCGGTGTACGAAGTCCCGCTGCCCGAGGGCACGGTGGTGGAGCCGTCCGCGCTCCTGGCCGCGCACGCCAAGGTTCTCGCGGCGCTGTCCGGTGAGCGCGAGGTCGTCACCGGCCACGTCGCGGCGAAGGGCGCGGCACCGCGGCCGCGCCGGCTGACCGTCGGCTCCGGCACCTGGCGCGACCTGGTGGCACAGGCCGGCCCGGCGGTCCGGGAGGCCGCCGACGAAACGGCCGGGGAGCCGCCCGTGCGGGAGGCGGGCGGCGACCCGGTCCCCTTCGCGGCCGTGCTCGACCCGCACGGCGGCGATGTCGCCGAGGCCGCCCAGGACACCGCCGGCACCGTGCTGCACGTGAGCGTGGCGGACCACACCCTGAGGCTGCGCTATCGCACCGACGTCCTGGACGCCGGGGCCGCCGCCCGCGTCGCCGGCTACCACCTGACCGCACTGCGGCTGCTGGCCGCCGACCCGGACGCCGAGCACGACCGGCACGGCCTCCTGGGCGACGACGAACTCCGGTTCCAGCTCGACGGGCTGGCCGGGCCGCACCGCGAACTGCCGGACCGCCGCGTGCACGAGCTGTTCGAGGAGCGGGTGGCCGCGCATCCGGACGCCGTCGCCGCCGTCCAGGGGGACGAGGAGTGGACGTACCGCGAGCTGAACGCGCGGGCCAACCGGATCGGCCGGGCGCTGCTCGCCCGCGGGCTGCGGCCCGAGGGGGTCGTCGCGGTCGTCATGGAACGCGATCTGGACTGGATGGCCGGTGTCCTCGCCGTCCTCAAGGCGGGCGGCGTCTATCTGCCCGTCGAGCCGCACTTCCCGGCCGGCCGCATCGAGAAGACGCTCAGGCGCGCCGGCTGCGAACTGGTCCTGACCGAGCACGGCAGCACCGCCACCCTGGAGGGGGCCGACACCGGCGCCCGCACGCTGCGTGTCGAGGAGGCCTACGCGGAGGACCACTCCGACGGCGACCTCGGTGTCGCGGTCGCCGCGGACCAGCTCGCCTACGTCTACTTCACGTCCGGTTCCACCGGTGAGCCCAAGGGCGCGATGTGCGAGCACGCGGGCTTCGTCAACCACGTCCTCGCCAAGATCGACGACCTGGGGGTCGGCGAGGGGCAGGTCGTCGCGCAGACGGCGCCCCAGTGCTTCGACATCTCACTGTGGCAGCTGGTCTCCGCGCTGCTGGTCGGCGGGCGGACCCTGCTGGTCGCCCAGGAGGTGATCCTGGACGTCCCGCGGTTCGTGGACACGATCGCGGAGGGTGGGGTCAATGTCCTCCAGGTCGTCCCGTCGTATCTCGAAGCGGTGCTGGGCGAGTTGGAACAGCGGCCGCGCGAACTGCCCGGCCTGCACTGCGTGTCGGTCACCGGGGAGGCCGTGAGGAAGGAGCTCGTACAGCGCTGGTTCGCGGCCGAGCCGGGTATCCGCCTCGCGAACGCGTACGGGCTGACCGAGACCTCCGACGACACCAACCACGAGGTCATGTCGCGGGTGCCGGACGAGGACCGGGTCCCGCTCGGCCGGCCGGTCGCCAACGTGCGCGTGTACGTCGTCGACGAACACCTGATGCCCGTGCCGCTCGGCGCGCCCGGCGAGATCGTCTTCTCCGGGGTCTGTGTCGGCCGCGGATACGTCAACGACCCCGAGCGCACGAAGACCGCGTTCATGGACGACCCGCACCGGCCGGGCGAGCGGCTCTACCGCAGCGGGGACCACGGCCGGTGGCTGCCCGACGGAAAGCTGGAGTTCCTGGGCCGCCGGGACAGCCAGGTGAAGATCCGCGGCTTCCGCATCGAGATCGGCGAGATCGAGAACGCCCTGCTGCGGGTGCCCGGCGTCCGGGACGGCGCCGTGGTCGTCGCGGGCGGCACCCGGCTGGTGGCGTTCTGCGCCGGACCCGAGCCCCTCGACCCGGGGCCCGTGCTGGAACGGCTGGCCCGGTCGCTTCCCGCGTACATGGTGCCGTCGGCCGTCCACCGGCGCGAGCAGCTGCCGCTGACCGCCAACGGCAAGATCGACCGCAAGACGCTGACCGCGCTCGCCGAGGACCTCGGCTCCGCCGACAGCGGTGCGGACGACCGGGACGGCGCACACGCGCCGGGCACACCGGGCGAGCGGCGCCTGGCCGCGGCCTGGGCCGAGGTGCTGGGCATCCCGCAGGACCGGATCGGCCGCCTCGACCACTTCTTCGAGCGCGGCGGCACCTCCCTGGCGGCGGTGAAGCTGGCGGTCGCCCTGGACCGGGCGATCACCCTCAGGGACGTCACCCGCCTCCCGGTCCTCGCCGATCTGGCGGGACTGCTCGACGCCCCGGCGGCCCGGGAGGCGTCGTGA
- the sbnB gene encoding 2,3-diaminopropionate biosynthesis protein SbnB, translating to MTGTDRAAQTAEAPATLTAPPFSVVSGTQVQQALEGRESQIVDLVETVYRLHGAGDSVNPPSYFLRFPDRPSSRIIALPASIGGDVRVDGLKWISSFPGNTASGLPRASAVLILNDHDTGYPFACLESSIISAVRTAASAALAADRLSRGRTRPARVGFVGTGLIARYIHTYLAATGWSFEETGVYDLSADSAAGFSGYLERSGAKGRTTVHDSAESLVRSSDLLVFATVAGAPHIHEPAWFDHAPLVLHVSLRDLAPEILLASANFVDDIEHCLKAETSPHLAERLTGGRDFIDGTLDDVLSGRVTVPADRTAVFSPFGLGVLDLAVGKFVHDEVARRGEPHVVDGFFHELRRHG from the coding sequence ATGACCGGCACGGACCGGGCGGCACAGACCGCCGAGGCGCCCGCGACGCTCACCGCTCCCCCGTTCTCCGTCGTCTCCGGCACCCAGGTCCAACAGGCCCTGGAGGGACGGGAGTCCCAGATCGTGGATCTCGTCGAGACGGTGTACCGGCTGCACGGGGCGGGCGACTCGGTGAACCCGCCGTCATACTTCCTGCGCTTCCCGGACCGCCCGTCGTCCCGGATCATCGCGCTGCCGGCGTCGATCGGCGGGGACGTCCGGGTGGACGGCCTGAAGTGGATCTCCAGCTTCCCCGGGAACACGGCGTCAGGACTGCCGCGCGCCTCGGCCGTGCTGATCCTCAACGACCACGACACGGGCTATCCGTTCGCCTGCCTGGAGAGCTCGATCATCAGCGCGGTCCGGACGGCGGCCTCGGCGGCCCTCGCGGCCGACCGGCTCAGCCGCGGCCGCACCCGGCCCGCGCGTGTCGGGTTCGTCGGCACGGGCCTGATCGCCCGCTACATCCACACCTATCTGGCCGCCACCGGCTGGTCGTTCGAGGAGACCGGGGTGTACGACCTCTCCGCGGACAGCGCGGCGGGTTTCAGCGGCTATCTGGAACGGTCCGGCGCCAAGGGCCGGACCACCGTGCACGACAGCGCCGAGTCGCTGGTCCGCTCCAGCGATCTGCTGGTCTTCGCGACCGTCGCGGGCGCGCCGCACATCCACGAACCCGCCTGGTTCGACCACGCCCCGCTGGTGCTGCACGTGTCGCTGCGCGACCTCGCACCCGAGATCCTGCTCGCCTCGGCCAACTTCGTGGACGACATCGAGCACTGCCTGAAGGCGGAGACCTCTCCGCACCTGGCCGAACGCCTGACCGGCGGCCGGGACTTCATCGACGGCACGTTGGACGACGTGCTGTCCGGGCGGGTGACCGTACCGGCCGACCGGACGGCCGTCTTCTCGCCCTTCGGCCTCGGGGTCCTCGACCTCGCGGTCGGCAAGTTCGTCCACGACGAGGTGGCCCGGCGGGGCGAGCCGCACGTCGTGGACGGCTTCTTCCACGAACTGCGCCGGCACGGCTGA